The following are from one region of the candidate division KSB1 bacterium genome:
- a CDS encoding sugar ABC transporter ATP-binding protein, which translates to MSTSRGLVMEGIVKRFGATVALGGVDFAVRPGEIHALVGENGAGKSTLMKIIAGALAPDTGCMFLDGQAYRPRNPAEAKRAGVAMIYQELALAPHLSVEENIVLGAEPTRWGLLNRAQMRRVAMQVLSHFGDQALAPETPVHRLSVNGRQLVEIARALASGCKVLILDEPTSSLSREETARLFGILRTLRERGLSIVYISHFLEEVQQIADRLTVLRDGKVVGTHRTADVTTEQLVRMMVGREVSELYPHAPRTRGDLVLEVDGLRGRHKPVSASLQLHRGEVLGIAGLVGAGRTELLRAIFGLDPVVSGRVRVGLYAGPASPVRRWAQGVGFLSEDRKEEGLVPHFGVAENITLTRMGQMAPLRILSRGRLRADAQSIINELDIRCRDPEQRVVHLSGGNQQKVALGRLLVHNVDVLLLDEPTKGIDVAAKATVYRIIDGLATGALSPDRKPKAILLVSSYLPELMGVCDRIAVMRRGRLGPAVPIAQLDEQKLMQAATLNQEGA; encoded by the coding sequence ATGAGCACGTCCCGTGGCCTCGTAATGGAGGGGATAGTCAAGCGGTTCGGAGCCACTGTAGCCCTTGGCGGGGTGGACTTTGCGGTGCGGCCTGGTGAAATCCACGCCCTGGTGGGCGAAAACGGCGCAGGCAAGAGTACCTTAATGAAGATTATCGCCGGTGCCCTCGCCCCAGACACCGGTTGCATGTTCCTGGATGGGCAGGCTTATCGGCCGCGCAACCCGGCGGAGGCCAAACGCGCTGGCGTGGCGATGATCTATCAAGAACTTGCCTTGGCGCCCCATCTCAGCGTGGAAGAGAACATCGTCTTGGGTGCCGAACCGACCCGTTGGGGGCTCCTCAATCGAGCGCAGATGCGTCGCGTGGCAATGCAGGTGTTAAGCCACTTTGGTGACCAAGCCCTTGCTCCCGAGACCCCTGTGCACCGCCTCTCCGTGAACGGCAGGCAGCTGGTGGAGATTGCGCGCGCACTTGCCTCTGGGTGCAAAGTGCTAATCTTGGACGAACCCACCAGCAGCTTGTCGCGGGAAGAAACGGCGAGACTCTTTGGCATCCTGCGCACCCTGCGCGAGCGCGGTCTCTCGATTGTGTACATTTCCCATTTCCTGGAGGAAGTGCAACAAATTGCTGATCGGCTTACCGTGCTGCGGGACGGCAAGGTGGTGGGAACGCACCGTACCGCAGATGTGACCACCGAACAGCTGGTCCGCATGATGGTGGGACGCGAGGTGAGCGAGCTGTATCCGCATGCGCCGCGCACACGGGGCGACCTGGTCCTAGAAGTGGATGGTCTTCGCGGACGACACAAGCCCGTTTCTGCTTCTCTGCAGCTACACCGCGGCGAGGTGCTTGGTATCGCCGGGTTGGTGGGAGCCGGCAGAACAGAGCTCCTGCGCGCCATCTTTGGCCTTGACCCTGTGGTTTCGGGGCGAGTCCGCGTGGGACTGTACGCCGGCCCGGCATCCCCAGTGCGGAGGTGGGCACAAGGAGTGGGGTTCCTCAGCGAGGACCGAAAGGAGGAGGGATTGGTTCCCCATTTTGGCGTGGCCGAGAACATCACATTGACGAGAATGGGGCAGATGGCTCCTCTGCGAATTCTCTCCAGGGGTAGGCTGCGGGCTGACGCACAGTCGATTATCAACGAACTGGACATTCGTTGCCGCGATCCTGAGCAGCGCGTGGTCCACCTTTCCGGCGGAAATCAACAGAAGGTGGCCCTGGGCCGGTTGCTCGTGCACAATGTGGATGTGTTGCTTTTGGACGAGCCCACGAAGGGCATCGACGTTGCCGCAAAGGCGACCGTGTACCGCATCATCGACGGGCTGGCCACCGGTGCGCTGAGCCCGGACCGTAAACCCAAGGCGATTCTCCTGGTAAGCAGCTACTTGCCGGAGTTGATGGGTGTATGCGATCGCATTGCCGTCATGCGCCGGGGTCGCCTGGGCCCGGCAGTCCCGATAGCTCAGCTTGATGAGCAAAAACTCATGCAGGCCGCCACCCTAAACCAAGAAGGAGCATAA